The following coding sequences lie in one Vibrio splendidus genomic window:
- a CDS encoding DUF7281 domain-containing protein produces the protein MMLSRSLINAAKRIVASSRERISANKSNTEVCRLVEVGTVSGNSILVSRSELREIDNYFTSALGQNLLTFQQCSNSRLDAAGPSINEKSAKGGVFQQLISLAGNVNIPLKNQPDVLKEASYIVSVELDDLDFQRFSRVLIIENGELIVRWRDVVHSLPVEWQSAVLVYRGHGKNQKDLPTMIECFDSNDVEVGFFFDYDPAGLDMIDQLSNDKHYWIVPVENLELFRSINKLDEFLKQLEQLDRLKNRVVSASIREHLTFIEENSLAITQEHLIRNQCSLVSCNLK, from the coding sequence ATGATGTTATCTCGATCGTTAATTAATGCAGCTAAGAGGATTGTTGCCAGTTCTAGGGAGAGGATATCTGCCAACAAGTCCAATACTGAAGTTTGCAGACTAGTGGAAGTAGGGACTGTCAGTGGCAATTCAATTCTCGTATCCCGCTCCGAATTGAGGGAAATTGATAATTATTTTACTTCTGCATTGGGGCAAAATTTATTGACCTTTCAACAGTGTAGTAATTCAAGATTGGACGCAGCAGGCCCTAGTATTAATGAGAAATCAGCTAAAGGTGGTGTATTTCAGCAACTAATTAGCTTAGCTGGTAATGTGAATATCCCGTTAAAGAACCAGCCAGATGTACTGAAAGAAGCTAGCTATATTGTTTCTGTAGAATTGGATGACCTTGATTTCCAGCGTTTTAGCCGTGTCCTCATTATTGAAAATGGTGAACTTATTGTTCGATGGAGAGATGTCGTACACTCTTTACCTGTGGAATGGCAATCCGCAGTGCTCGTCTACCGTGGTCACGGAAAGAACCAAAAAGACCTACCTACCATGATTGAGTGCTTTGACAGCAATGATGTTGAGGTGGGTTTTTTCTTTGATTACGATCCAGCAGGCTTAGACATGATCGACCAACTAAGTAATGATAAACACTATTGGATTGTACCTGTCGAAAATCTGGAGTTGTTTCGAAGTATCAATAAACTAGATGAATTTTTGAAACAACTAGAACAGCTTGATAGGCTAAAGAACAGAGTTGTTAGCGCATCAATACGAGAGCATTTAACTTTCATTGAGGAGAATTCACTGGCAATAACTCAAGAGCACTTGATTAGAAATCAGTGTTCTCTAGTAAGTTGTAATCTCAAGTAG
- the gcvH gene encoding glycine cleavage system protein GcvH codes for MDNTLKFADSHEWVKDNGDGTVTIGISEHAQELLGDVVFVDLPDTGDEIEAGESFSLVESVKAASDIYAPISGEIVEINEELEDSPELINEESYEGGWIVKVKMSDASELNNLKDAEEYLSSVEED; via the coding sequence ATGGACAATACACTAAAGTTTGCAGACAGCCACGAGTGGGTAAAAGACAACGGTGACGGTACTGTAACTATCGGTATTTCTGAGCACGCTCAAGAGCTACTAGGTGACGTTGTGTTTGTTGACCTGCCTGACACTGGAGACGAAATTGAAGCTGGCGAAAGCTTCTCTCTCGTTGAGTCAGTAAAAGCAGCTTCTGATATCTACGCACCAATCTCTGGCGAAATCGTAGAAATCAACGAAGAATTAGAAGATAGCCCAGAGTTAATTAACGAAGAATCTTATGAAGGTGGTTGGATTGTTAAAGTGAAGATGTCTGATGCGTCTGAACTAAACAACCTTAAAGATGCGGAAGAATACCTAAGCTCTGTAGAAGAAGACTAA
- a CDS encoding ATP-binding protein, which produces MKEINKTETKSSKLLGIVLFHSFIPGKLFKVKAIGHSNNTGDNGAGKSTLLSLLPAFYGADPSKLVDRQADKVSFVDYYLPTPKSVIVFEYEKLGERKCSVMYRNGSSVAYRFLTGTAEQLFSQHLYDELIKQGSETRTWLKNVVSQSMSVSSQIETSVDYRSVILNNKKRLAHKHRAGKNLVAIAHEYSLCSANHNMNHIDILTATMMRHKKMLSRFKTMIVDCFLNNTSMDDVPYKKEYINLANSLDVFVQLDTKKSKFDEAVANKDSLEEYIKQLNSYRAQISSYLHQLAFSDTQLSDKIRSQKVLCSSLVGERKDHLQKLDTELSIHRTEFERKSKVIDAIYNKRDKYESEDDILGKITFYNSLSDMLKEAESAQNHYDNLLEDVQTEESTFNAQVQKLELECSDFRSRKHQEINIILKTKEKIFEHKSDRIEALQSDLLLERKRLQDEFDEQSEKIRQEQVRLAVLEGQSLEFTQEQKGELRSLENDLEGKRQDLRASQSVVIHLNEQLRQATKTHEDSLSAYHACRDELKEISDEIISVSRALLPTKGSLNEFLEQKVPDWRCNIGKVIAPNLLNSKNLKPIFDLDTTESMFGLHLDLDSIALPDFCLSEEKLSERLDILKIKELETETRKEKAKSRAKSDEQETENLQKEVKIQSQRSKVFEDELSKLSLLKDQKTGQFESDAESRTYEVKKQKSVLESDFFTIKSELKANLENEEQRHQQERVQVKANFDYRLSEEDAKKSAIEALIKDKETVTSDRIRDCKLAFNHALMNKGVDPVSIESAKSKWCALERQCEEIKSFQALIIDYHTWLEAEWKYIDTYNSEKLDLERQIARGVAKRDDYEKSVGRKIDDVATSIKLDEQELISVKEAIGQLTTCTNNLEKAVDESDLASLEDVSVDLEFHSVEHAVSLVTDKITAINTLKKEIVSKVKDVSNTILGLDDNNEIKMMWEQMRSATMTKLSENYDYAINYDSPQFSLACLGDLEELVLNVIPDVRDVKIETLRSISTQVSNYHQTLKQVNSKVDSVSSTLDKSIETGNPFPAIDSIHIKLSSKIHTFDLWKDLNLFSVELDRWSGETSRGLPSKAFLASFKQLLASFKEARISKNLESLVEMEITIVENGRPAVVRNDEDLEKVGSEGISKLAIIVVFCGMTRFLCQDEDVVIHWPLDELGKISISNLAILFDMMAQKGICLFTAQPDLHPATYKYFATKNHIVKNVGVKSFIGGRRSKVNPLLSESKQNQSIEVVE; this is translated from the coding sequence GCGGATAAAGTTTCCTTCGTTGATTACTATTTACCGACTCCAAAATCTGTCATCGTATTCGAATATGAAAAGCTTGGTGAGAGAAAGTGCTCTGTAATGTATCGGAATGGCTCCAGTGTCGCCTATAGATTTTTGACGGGAACCGCTGAACAATTGTTTTCTCAGCATTTGTACGACGAGCTGATTAAGCAAGGAAGTGAAACTCGAACATGGCTTAAAAACGTTGTGTCTCAGTCAATGTCGGTAAGTTCGCAAATAGAAACAAGCGTCGATTACCGCTCAGTAATTCTAAATAACAAAAAGCGTTTGGCCCATAAGCACCGTGCGGGTAAAAATTTAGTTGCAATCGCTCATGAGTATTCGTTGTGTTCTGCGAACCATAACATGAATCATATCGATATTTTGACGGCGACAATGATGCGCCATAAGAAAATGTTGAGTCGTTTTAAGACGATGATTGTAGATTGTTTCTTGAACAATACATCGATGGACGATGTCCCATATAAGAAAGAGTATATCAACCTAGCAAATAGCCTAGACGTATTTGTTCAACTAGACACTAAAAAGAGCAAGTTCGATGAAGCAGTTGCAAATAAAGACAGCCTTGAAGAGTACATCAAGCAATTAAACTCGTACCGAGCTCAAATCTCTTCTTACCTGCATCAATTGGCATTTAGTGACACTCAGTTGTCAGACAAGATTCGTTCGCAGAAGGTGCTGTGCAGCTCGTTAGTCGGTGAGAGGAAAGATCATCTTCAAAAGCTCGACACTGAGTTAAGCATCCATCGAACTGAGTTTGAAAGGAAATCCAAGGTTATTGATGCTATTTACAATAAGCGTGACAAGTATGAAAGTGAAGATGATATTTTAGGAAAAATCACGTTTTACAATAGCTTGAGCGATATGCTGAAGGAAGCGGAATCGGCCCAGAACCATTACGACAATCTACTGGAAGATGTACAAACAGAAGAAAGTACATTTAACGCTCAGGTTCAAAAACTGGAACTCGAATGTTCGGATTTCCGCTCTCGCAAGCACCAAGAAATCAATATCATACTTAAAACTAAGGAAAAGATATTCGAGCACAAGTCTGACCGTATAGAGGCGCTGCAAAGTGACCTTCTCCTTGAAAGAAAAAGGTTGCAAGATGAGTTCGATGAACAGTCTGAAAAGATAAGACAAGAACAAGTTCGACTTGCAGTTCTTGAAGGACAATCTCTTGAGTTCACACAAGAACAAAAGGGTGAATTACGTAGTCTGGAAAATGATCTTGAGGGTAAGCGCCAAGACCTTAGAGCTTCGCAAAGTGTAGTAATTCATTTAAATGAACAACTTCGTCAAGCAACCAAAACTCATGAGGACAGTCTATCGGCTTACCATGCTTGTAGGGATGAGCTGAAAGAAATCTCAGATGAAATCATTTCTGTAAGTCGTGCATTGTTGCCTACAAAAGGGTCACTCAACGAGTTTTTAGAACAGAAAGTGCCTGACTGGCGTTGCAATATAGGTAAAGTAATCGCCCCTAACTTGTTAAATTCAAAGAATCTAAAGCCAATTTTTGACCTCGATACGACTGAGTCAATGTTCGGTCTTCATCTGGATCTTGATTCAATTGCGCTTCCTGATTTTTGTCTTAGTGAAGAAAAGCTTTCAGAGCGTCTAGATATTTTAAAAATTAAAGAGTTGGAAACAGAAACACGCAAAGAGAAAGCTAAGAGTCGAGCCAAAAGTGATGAGCAAGAAACAGAGAATCTTCAGAAAGAAGTAAAAATTCAGAGTCAAAGATCAAAAGTCTTTGAGGATGAACTGAGTAAGCTTAGCCTCCTAAAAGATCAAAAAACAGGCCAGTTTGAAAGTGATGCTGAAAGTCGTACATACGAAGTTAAGAAACAAAAAAGCGTACTAGAGTCTGATTTTTTTACCATTAAGTCCGAGTTGAAAGCAAACCTCGAAAACGAAGAACAGCGCCACCAACAGGAGCGTGTTCAGGTAAAAGCTAACTTTGACTATAGGTTGTCAGAAGAAGACGCGAAAAAAAGTGCTATTGAAGCTTTGATCAAAGATAAAGAAACGGTCACTTCAGACAGAATCAGAGACTGCAAGTTAGCGTTCAACCATGCGTTGATGAATAAAGGCGTAGATCCAGTCAGTATCGAGAGTGCCAAGTCGAAGTGGTGTGCGCTCGAACGCCAGTGTGAGGAGATCAAATCTTTTCAAGCTTTAATTATCGACTATCACACTTGGCTCGAAGCAGAATGGAAATATATTGATACTTATAATTCTGAGAAGCTGGATTTAGAGCGACAGATCGCGAGAGGCGTTGCGAAGAGAGACGATTATGAAAAATCGGTGGGCAGAAAAATCGATGACGTAGCGACTTCAATTAAATTGGATGAACAGGAGCTAATTTCAGTCAAGGAGGCTATAGGGCAGCTTACAACTTGTACCAATAACTTGGAAAAAGCAGTCGATGAATCAGATTTAGCTAGCTTAGAAGATGTATCTGTAGATTTAGAGTTTCATTCTGTTGAGCATGCCGTAAGTCTAGTGACAGACAAAATCACTGCTATTAACACGCTTAAGAAAGAAATCGTTAGTAAAGTAAAAGATGTAAGTAACACAATCTTAGGATTGGACGACAACAATGAAATAAAAATGATGTGGGAGCAGATGCGCTCTGCGACCATGACGAAGCTTTCAGAAAATTATGACTATGCTATCAACTACGATAGTCCTCAATTTTCCCTTGCTTGCTTGGGAGACCTTGAAGAGCTTGTCCTAAACGTGATTCCAGATGTTAGGGACGTTAAAATTGAAACTCTTCGTTCAATCTCGACTCAGGTTTCTAACTACCACCAAACCCTTAAACAGGTGAATAGTAAAGTAGATTCAGTTTCGAGCACTTTGGACAAGTCGATTGAAACAGGCAATCCTTTCCCTGCTATCGACAGCATACACATCAAACTATCAAGCAAGATCCATACTTTTGATCTTTGGAAAGACCTCAATCTCTTTAGTGTAGAGTTGGATAGATGGTCAGGCGAAACCTCAAGAGGTCTACCTTCCAAAGCGTTTCTTGCTTCTTTCAAGCAATTGTTGGCTTCATTTAAAGAGGCTCGGATATCTAAGAACCTAGAGTCTTTGGTCGAGATGGAGATAACGATTGTTGAGAATGGACGCCCAGCAGTGGTTCGAAATGATGAAGATCTAGAAAAGGTCGGCTCCGAAGGGATTTCCAAACTAGCTATTATCGTTGTTTTCTGTGGGATGACTCGATTCTTGTGCCAGGATGAAGACGTTGTTATTCACTGGCCGCTAGACGAATTAGGGAAAATCTCTATTTCTAACTTAGCTATTTTATTCGACATGATGGCTCAAAAAGGTATTTGCTTGTTCACTGCTCAACCAGATCTGCATCCAGCCACTTACAAATACTTCGCGACTAAAAATCACATAGTGAAGAATGTAGGTGTTAAATCATTTATTGGCGGACGTAGAAGTAAAGTCAATCCATTGCTTTCTGAGTCGAAGCAAAATCAGTCTATAGAGGTGGTTGAATGA
- the gcvP gene encoding aminomethyl-transferring glycine dehydrogenase, with protein MTELLQSQLLKDLGTQNEFVARHNGPNKADQQKMLEAINATSLDALIDETVPAQIRLEKPMTLAAPLSEMDMLTSLKEIANLNQVKRTFIGQGYYNTFTPNVILRNVLENPGWYTAYTPYQPEISQGRLEALLNYQQMVMDLTGMEIANASLLDEATAAGEAMTLCKRAGKSKSKVFFVADDVHPQTLEVVKTRAEYIGFEVMVGALETLPEQDVFGALLQYPSTTGEVRDLTDIIAKAQANKTLVTVATDLLASALLKPAGEMGADVVIGSAQRFGVPMGYGGPHAAFMGTREKHKRTMPGRVIGVSIDTHGNQALRMAMQTREQHIRREKATSNICTAQALLANMASFYAVYHGAEGLRTIARRTHHMTAILAAGLTKAGYELTNNSFFDTITLNTEDKTDALYAKAQAADINLRRLVGKIGISLDETTTIDDVNALFAIFDVKEDIQALSSDIASNEFAAIPENCRRESEFLTHPVFNTHHSETQMMRYLKQLENKDFSLTHGMIPLGSCTMKLNAAAEMIPVTWPEFGSIHPFAPLEQAAGYTALAKDLKEKLCEITGYDDFSLQPNSGASGEYAGLIAIQRYHASRGEAHRNVCLIPSSAHGTNPATASMVSMKVVVVKCDEDGNIDMTDLAAKIEKHRENLSSIMITYPSTHGVYEEQVKEVCEQVHAAGGQVYLDGANMNAQVGLTSPGFIGSDVSHLNLHKTFCIPHGGGGPGMGPIGVKSHLAPFLPGHIENGVQGSDYAVSAADLGSASILPISWAYIAMMGEPGLTDATKVAILNANYVMEKLRPHYPVLYRGTNGRVAHECIIDIRPLKEDTGISEEDIAKRLMDFGFHAPTMSFPVAGTLMVEPTESEDLEELDRFCEAMIAIRHEMAAVKAGEWPLDNNPLVNAPHTQVDLSGAEWDRPYSRELACFPSKATKNSKYWPTVNRVDNVYGDRNLICSCPSIDNYED; from the coding sequence ATGACTGAATTACTTCAAAGCCAATTACTGAAAGACTTGGGTACTCAAAACGAGTTTGTTGCTCGTCATAACGGCCCTAATAAAGCAGACCAGCAAAAAATGCTTGAAGCGATCAACGCGACTAGCTTAGACGCACTGATCGACGAAACGGTTCCTGCACAAATCCGTCTTGAAAAACCAATGACACTTGCCGCGCCACTGAGCGAAATGGACATGCTGACCTCTCTTAAAGAGATCGCTAACCTAAACCAAGTGAAACGTACTTTCATTGGCCAAGGCTACTACAACACATTCACTCCAAACGTTATTCTACGTAACGTTTTAGAGAACCCAGGCTGGTACACAGCTTACACACCATACCAACCAGAGATTTCTCAAGGTCGTCTTGAAGCTCTACTCAATTACCAACAAATGGTAATGGACCTAACAGGTATGGAAATCGCGAACGCATCCCTTCTTGATGAAGCGACAGCGGCTGGCGAAGCGATGACACTGTGTAAGCGTGCTGGTAAAAGCAAGAGCAAAGTATTCTTCGTTGCTGACGATGTTCACCCTCAAACACTAGAAGTTGTTAAAACTCGTGCTGAGTACATCGGTTTTGAAGTAATGGTTGGTGCTCTTGAAACACTTCCAGAGCAAGACGTATTTGGTGCGCTTCTTCAATACCCTAGTACTACGGGTGAAGTTCGCGACCTAACAGACATCATCGCGAAAGCTCAAGCTAACAAAACACTGGTTACAGTTGCTACTGACCTACTTGCTTCTGCTCTACTTAAGCCTGCGGGCGAAATGGGCGCAGACGTAGTAATCGGCTCAGCGCAACGTTTTGGCGTTCCTATGGGTTACGGCGGTCCACACGCTGCATTCATGGGTACTCGTGAAAAGCATAAGCGTACAATGCCAGGTCGTGTAATCGGTGTATCTATCGATACTCACGGTAACCAAGCGCTACGTATGGCAATGCAAACTCGTGAGCAACACATCCGCCGCGAGAAAGCGACATCGAACATCTGTACAGCTCAAGCACTTCTAGCAAACATGGCGTCTTTCTACGCGGTTTACCACGGTGCAGAAGGCCTACGTACTATTGCTCGTCGTACACACCACATGACAGCTATCCTAGCGGCTGGCCTGACTAAAGCGGGTTACGAGCTAACGAACAACAGCTTCTTTGATACTATTACGCTGAACACAGAAGACAAGACAGATGCACTGTACGCGAAAGCGCAAGCAGCAGACATCAACCTTCGTCGACTTGTTGGTAAAATCGGTATCAGCTTAGATGAAACAACAACGATCGACGACGTGAACGCACTGTTCGCAATCTTCGACGTGAAAGAAGACATTCAAGCACTATCTTCTGACATTGCATCAAACGAGTTTGCAGCAATTCCAGAAAACTGCCGTCGTGAATCAGAGTTCCTAACTCACCCAGTATTCAATACTCACCACAGCGAAACGCAAATGATGCGTTACCTAAAACAGCTTGAGAACAAAGACTTCTCACTAACGCACGGCATGATCCCTCTGGGCAGCTGTACGATGAAGCTGAATGCTGCTGCTGAGATGATTCCAGTAACATGGCCTGAGTTTGGTTCTATTCACCCATTCGCACCTCTAGAGCAAGCGGCTGGTTACACGGCACTAGCAAAAGATCTTAAAGAGAAGCTATGTGAAATCACTGGTTACGACGATTTCTCACTACAGCCAAACTCTGGTGCATCTGGCGAATACGCAGGTCTAATCGCAATTCAACGTTACCATGCAAGCCGCGGTGAAGCTCACCGTAACGTTTGTCTGATTCCAAGCTCTGCGCACGGTACTAACCCTGCTACAGCATCAATGGTTTCAATGAAGGTAGTGGTTGTTAAGTGTGATGAAGATGGCAACATCGACATGACAGACCTAGCAGCGAAAATCGAGAAGCACAGAGAAAACCTATCAAGCATCATGATCACTTACCCTTCTACGCACGGCGTATACGAAGAGCAAGTGAAAGAAGTGTGTGAACAAGTTCACGCAGCGGGTGGTCAGGTTTACCTAGACGGCGCGAACATGAACGCTCAAGTAGGTCTAACTTCACCTGGCTTCATCGGTTCAGACGTATCTCACTTGAACCTACACAAAACATTCTGTATCCCACACGGTGGTGGCGGTCCGGGTATGGGTCCTATCGGCGTTAAATCGCACCTAGCACCTTTCCTACCAGGTCACATCGAAAACGGTGTACAAGGTTCTGACTACGCGGTATCAGCAGCAGATTTAGGTAGTGCTTCAATCCTACCTATCTCTTGGGCTTACATCGCAATGATGGGCGAACCTGGCCTAACAGACGCAACGAAAGTAGCGATTCTGAACGCGAACTACGTGATGGAGAAACTACGTCCTCACTACCCTGTTCTTTACCGTGGCACTAATGGCCGCGTAGCGCACGAATGTATTATCGATATTCGTCCACTGAAAGAAGACACAGGCATCAGCGAAGAAGATATTGCTAAGCGTCTAATGGACTTCGGTTTCCACGCGCCGACTATGTCTTTCCCAGTAGCTGGCACACTAATGGTAGAGCCAACTGAATCAGAAGATTTAGAAGAGCTAGACCGTTTCTGTGAAGCGATGATCGCAATCCGTCACGAAATGGCAGCTGTGAAAGCGGGTGAATGGCCACTAGACAACAACCCTCTAGTGAACGCACCGCACACACAAGTTGACCTTTCAGGCGCAGAATGGGATCGCCCTTACTCTCGCGAACTGGCTTGCTTCCCATCGAAAGCAACCAAGAACTCGAAGTACTGGCCAACAGTTAACCGCGTAGACAACGTATACGGCGACCGTAACCTAATCTGTTCTTGCCCAAGCATCGACAACTACGAAGACTAA
- a CDS encoding helix-turn-helix domain-containing protein — translation MSEDIYDEYPSLTLAKETLDQNIEPLRLGQRIKDIRSKLGITLEEASQRTGLARSTLSKIENEQISPTFQAMQKLAMGLQINMPQLFEPPRKKVATGRRDLTKAGQGKPHPTPTYEHELLATELSNKKMMPFKSRVRARTFEEYNDWVRHDGEEFLMIISGDVMFYSEFYEPVPMSEGDSMYYDANMGHMLISTSAEDALILWVTAK, via the coding sequence ATGTCAGAAGACATTTATGATGAGTACCCATCTTTAACGTTAGCGAAAGAAACGTTAGACCAGAATATCGAACCTCTGAGGCTTGGCCAGCGTATTAAAGATATACGCAGCAAGCTTGGGATTACGTTAGAAGAAGCTAGCCAAAGAACAGGTTTGGCTCGCTCTACGCTCAGCAAAATTGAGAATGAGCAAATCTCGCCAACCTTTCAGGCTATGCAAAAACTAGCGATGGGCTTACAAATAAATATGCCCCAACTGTTTGAGCCACCAAGGAAAAAGGTCGCAACAGGGCGTCGTGACTTAACTAAGGCTGGCCAAGGTAAACCTCACCCAACCCCAACGTACGAGCATGAACTGCTTGCAACAGAGCTTTCTAATAAGAAGATGATGCCGTTTAAGAGCCGCGTGAGAGCGCGTACTTTTGAAGAGTATAACGATTGGGTACGTCACGACGGTGAAGAGTTTTTGATGATCATCTCTGGTGATGTGATGTTCTACTCAGAATTCTATGAACCTGTGCCAATGAGTGAAGGAGATAGCATGTATTACGATGCCAATATGGGTCATATGCTAATTTCTACCAGCGCAGAAGACGCGCTCATTTTGTGGGTGACAGCAAAATAA
- a CDS encoding serine hydroxymethyltransferase, which translates to MNAYQNHSLDSFFSTNLSATDDAVFAGIQAENTRQNEQIELIASENIVSKAVMQAQGTCLTNKYAEGYPGRRYYGGCEHVDTVEAIAIERAKQLFKCGYVNVQPHSGAQANGAVKLALLQPGDTILGMSLDAGGHLTHGARPAMSGKWFNAVQYGVDRDTLEIDYEAVRALAIESQPKMIIAGGSAIPRVIDFAKFREIADEVGAILMVDMAHIAGLIATGAHPSPLPHAHVVTTTTHKTLRGPRGGMILTNHEDINKKINSAVFPGLQGGPLMHVIAAKAVAFGEALGPEFNTYIDSVIDNAKVLAEVLQTRGCDIVTGGTDTHLMLVDLRPKGLKGNVTEEALERAGITCNKNGIPFDTEKPMITSGIRLGTPAGTTRGFGTEEFKLIGEWIGDVLDGLVESPEGNAEVEQRVRKQVKELCKRFPLYR; encoded by the coding sequence ATGAACGCTTACCAAAACCATAGCTTAGACAGCTTTTTCTCTACGAACCTATCTGCGACTGACGACGCAGTATTTGCTGGAATCCAAGCAGAGAACACTCGTCAAAACGAACAAATCGAACTTATTGCTTCTGAGAACATTGTTTCTAAAGCAGTAATGCAAGCTCAAGGCACTTGCCTAACCAACAAATACGCAGAAGGTTACCCTGGTCGTCGTTACTACGGTGGCTGTGAGCACGTAGATACCGTTGAAGCTATCGCTATAGAACGCGCAAAGCAACTATTCAAATGTGGCTACGTTAATGTTCAACCTCACTCAGGCGCTCAAGCAAACGGTGCAGTTAAACTTGCTCTGCTTCAACCTGGCGACACTATTTTGGGTATGTCTCTTGACGCTGGTGGCCACCTTACACACGGTGCACGCCCTGCAATGTCTGGTAAATGGTTCAATGCCGTTCAATATGGCGTAGACCGCGATACTCTAGAAATCGATTACGAAGCAGTTCGTGCTTTAGCTATCGAAAGCCAACCTAAAATGATTATTGCTGGTGGTAGTGCTATCCCACGCGTTATTGATTTCGCTAAGTTCCGCGAAATTGCTGACGAAGTTGGCGCTATCCTAATGGTAGATATGGCACACATCGCAGGTCTTATCGCGACAGGTGCTCACCCGAGCCCACTACCACACGCACACGTTGTAACCACAACAACGCACAAAACACTTCGCGGCCCACGCGGCGGCATGATTCTGACTAACCACGAAGACATCAACAAAAAGATTAACTCTGCAGTGTTCCCAGGCCTACAAGGCGGCCCACTAATGCACGTTATCGCAGCGAAAGCAGTCGCGTTTGGCGAAGCTCTTGGCCCAGAATTTAATACTTATATTGATTCAGTGATCGATAACGCAAAAGTTCTCGCTGAAGTGTTGCAAACTCGCGGTTGTGACATTGTGACAGGCGGAACAGACACACACCTGATGCTGGTAGACCTTCGCCCTAAAGGCTTGAAAGGTAACGTAACAGAAGAAGCGTTAGAGCGTGCTGGGATCACATGTAACAAAAATGGCATACCATTCGATACAGAGAAGCCTATGATTACTTCTGGTATCCGTTTAGGCACGCCAGCTGGAACCACTCGTGGTTTTGGCACTGAAGAATTCAAACTTATCGGTGAATGGATCGGCGATGTACTTGATGGCTTAGTTGAAAGCCCTGAAGGCAATGCTGAAGTTGAGCAACGTGTTCGCAAGCAAGTTAAAGAGCTTTGCAAGCGCTTCCCTCTTTACCGTTAA
- a CDS encoding condensin complex protein MksE: MNKFESVFRLLMSKKVICEYATPIEYTYLSDTRNRSDMNQYLSRISMTTVETQDGLGFYCGYENIDNTRKKNEVLKDFEVFSQTMEGIIAWVKLARNIDSDSRPIMAGGKLSESELLAAIEESNSLQNQLDHIAHKLKRAHKSKESKTKLRSILDYLVQEGYFVSPSSTGSLFIATAKWSLLYETLEFIATNEGMLEIEADAENQLDTQMGLI, translated from the coding sequence ATGAATAAGTTCGAATCGGTTTTCCGACTGCTCATGAGTAAAAAAGTGATCTGTGAGTATGCGACTCCTATTGAGTACACATATTTATCCGATACCAGAAATCGAAGTGACATGAACCAATACTTGTCTCGAATAAGTATGACAACAGTCGAAACACAAGACGGGCTAGGTTTTTACTGTGGATACGAGAACATAGATAACACACGTAAGAAAAACGAAGTTCTCAAAGACTTTGAAGTTTTTTCGCAGACAATGGAAGGGATAATAGCTTGGGTAAAGCTAGCCCGAAATATTGACTCAGACTCAAGACCTATAATGGCTGGTGGCAAACTATCGGAGTCAGAGTTACTCGCAGCAATAGAGGAAAGTAACTCTCTTCAAAATCAGCTTGATCATATTGCACATAAACTTAAAAGAGCTCATAAAAGCAAAGAGAGCAAAACGAAGCTGAGGTCGATCTTAGATTACCTTGTCCAAGAAGGATACTTTGTATCTCCATCCTCAACTGGTTCTCTTTTTATTGCTACAGCGAAATGGTCGTTGCTTTATGAGACTTTGGAGTTTATCGCTACTAATGAAGGGATGCTAGAAATCGAAGCTGATGCTGAAAACCAACTAGATACTCAAATGGGGTTAATTTAG